The Nitrogeniibacter aestuarii genome has a window encoding:
- a CDS encoding UdgX family uracil-DNA binding protein (This protein belongs to the uracil DNA glycosylase superfamily, members of which act in excision repair of DNA. However, it belongs more specifically to UdgX branch, whose founding member was found to bind uracil in DNA (where it does not belong), without cleaving it, appears to promote DNA repair by a pathway involving RecA, rather than base excision.), whose protein sequence is MLTIQLDGPTDWTGFRLALRHLISEGVEPSDVRWQTGTIEHQGGLFDADTRAMIHPHELPTPPAMNLPKGAVDMAAVAFLHAEPARFTAIHTCLARVAADRRHWHDTLAPERVAMEQFVKQVRREKHKMKAFVRFHPVADALGNERYLAWFEPDHYIVDAVAPFFAKRFAGMRWAIFTPKGCVEWDGTALRHAPGCASPPFALDTTDSGEWLAYYESTFNPARANPDQMRREMPVRYWKNLPEARSIPRLLNEAQARTTTMTEAPGEARERRAGHLPGRPTRQISPDDARATLERAVRNCQDCPIGAAATQAVCGEGPLDAPVMIVGEQPGDREDLIGRPFVGPAGSLLRDALQHQPWAQHTYLTNAVKHFKYEMRGKRRLHKTPGQREAAACSQWLDHEIALVQPRCIVALGATAARSVLGQSVRIHTTEGQWLARPDGTPVLVLTHPSALLRMAPEQRERVEPAWRAAFDQVRHVLDNAAASEHA, encoded by the coding sequence ATGCTGACGATCCAGCTCGACGGCCCCACCGACTGGACCGGGTTTCGCCTCGCCCTGCGCCATCTCATCAGCGAAGGCGTCGAACCGTCAGACGTGCGCTGGCAAACCGGCACCATCGAACACCAGGGCGGGCTGTTCGACGCCGACACCAGGGCAATGATTCATCCCCATGAACTGCCCACCCCGCCGGCCATGAACCTGCCCAAGGGCGCCGTGGACATGGCCGCCGTCGCCTTCCTCCACGCCGAGCCGGCGCGCTTCACTGCCATCCACACCTGCCTCGCCCGGGTCGCCGCCGACCGCCGTCACTGGCACGACACCCTCGCCCCTGAGCGCGTCGCGATGGAGCAGTTCGTCAAACAGGTGAGGCGCGAGAAGCACAAGATGAAAGCCTTCGTGCGCTTTCATCCAGTGGCCGATGCGCTGGGCAACGAGCGCTACCTGGCCTGGTTCGAGCCCGATCACTACATCGTCGATGCGGTGGCGCCTTTCTTCGCCAAGCGCTTCGCCGGCATGCGCTGGGCCATCTTCACGCCCAAAGGCTGCGTGGAGTGGGACGGCACCGCCCTGCGCCACGCCCCAGGCTGCGCCAGCCCGCCCTTCGCCCTGGACACCACCGATAGCGGCGAGTGGCTCGCCTACTACGAGAGCACGTTCAACCCGGCCCGCGCCAATCCAGACCAGATGCGCCGCGAAATGCCGGTGCGCTACTGGAAGAACCTGCCTGAGGCGCGCAGCATCCCCCGCCTGCTCAACGAGGCTCAAGCCCGCACGACCACCATGACCGAAGCCCCCGGCGAGGCGCGCGAGCGTCGCGCTGGCCACCTCCCTGGCCGCCCGACACGACAGATCTCGCCGGACGACGCGCGCGCCACGCTGGAGCGCGCCGTGCGCAACTGCCAGGACTGCCCGATCGGCGCCGCGGCCACCCAGGCCGTTTGCGGTGAAGGTCCGCTGGACGCCCCGGTGATGATCGTCGGCGAACAGCCCGGTGACCGTGAAGACCTCATCGGCCGTCCCTTCGTCGGCCCTGCCGGCAGCCTGCTGCGCGACGCGCTACAGCACCAGCCGTGGGCGCAGCACACGTACCTCACCAACGCGGTGAAGCACTTCAAATACGAAATGCGTGGCAAACGACGGCTGCACAAGACGCCAGGTCAACGCGAGGCTGCGGCCTGCTCGCAATGGCTCGATCACGAGATTGCGCTGGTGCAACCGCGCTGCATCGTCGCGCTGGGTGCCACCGCCGCGCGCAGCGTGCTCGGACAGAGCGTCCGCATCCATACCACTGAGGGCCAATGGCTGGCCCGACCCGATGGCACCCCG
- a CDS encoding putative DNA modification/repair radical SAM protein, whose amino-acid sequence MLEHKIRILADAAKFDASCSSSGAPRRDSAGSKGIGSTGGMGICHSYAPDGRCISLLKILLTNWCIYDCLYCVNRESSNTPRARFKVEELVALTMDFYRRNLIEGLFLSSGIIRSPDYTMEQLVLVAKKLREEENFRGYIHLKSIPDCSEELLTEAGKYADRLSINVELPSDAAMKTLAPEKDIGDIKRAMGRIRLAVDDNKEARKARAPRTMAGAKPRIAKPPRFAPAGQTTQMVIGADDSNDASILRTSITLYRNYQLRRVYYSAFSPIPGAPAALPSRAAPLMREHRLYQADWLMRFYGFECEEIATDGGMLSLDIDPKMAWALAHPEHFPVDLNRASKEMLLRVPGLGPTSVQRLLTARRVRRLRTDDLQRMRLPRKRVLPFVVLPDHRPGSKDVAALVQEDKQATAPVQGDLFADPMPAAPAVSRLEAC is encoded by the coding sequence ATGCTCGAACACAAAATCCGCATCCTTGCCGACGCCGCCAAGTTCGACGCCTCCTGTTCGTCCAGCGGGGCACCCCGGCGCGACTCCGCCGGCAGCAAGGGCATCGGCTCGACCGGCGGCATGGGTATCTGCCACAGCTACGCGCCGGACGGGCGCTGCATCTCCCTGCTCAAGATCCTGCTCACCAACTGGTGCATCTACGACTGCCTGTATTGCGTCAATCGCGAGAGCAGCAACACCCCCCGCGCCCGCTTCAAGGTCGAAGAACTGGTCGCACTCACCATGGACTTCTACCGGCGCAACCTCATCGAAGGCCTGTTCCTCAGCTCCGGCATCATCCGCAGCCCCGACTACACCATGGAGCAGCTCGTACTCGTGGCCAAGAAGCTACGGGAAGAAGAAAACTTCCGCGGCTACATCCACCTCAAGTCCATCCCCGATTGCAGCGAAGAGCTGCTGACCGAAGCCGGAAAATACGCCGACCGCCTGAGTATCAACGTCGAACTCCCCAGCGACGCAGCCATGAAAACGCTGGCCCCGGAGAAGGACATCGGCGACATCAAGCGCGCCATGGGCCGCATCCGCCTGGCCGTGGACGACAACAAGGAAGCCCGCAAGGCCCGCGCGCCTCGCACCATGGCCGGCGCCAAGCCCCGCATTGCCAAGCCGCCGCGCTTCGCCCCCGCCGGGCAGACCACCCAGATGGTGATCGGCGCGGACGACTCCAACGATGCGAGCATCCTGCGCACCAGCATCACGCTCTACCGCAACTACCAGCTGCGCCGGGTGTATTACTCCGCCTTCAGCCCCATCCCCGGTGCTCCGGCGGCGCTACCGTCCCGCGCGGCCCCGCTCATGCGCGAGCACCGGCTCTATCAGGCCGACTGGCTCATGCGCTTCTATGGCTTTGAGTGCGAAGAGATCGCCACCGACGGCGGCATGCTGTCGCTCGATATCGACCCGAAAATGGCCTGGGCGCTGGCACATCCTGAGCACTTCCCGGTGGATCTGAATCGCGCGTCCAAAGAGATGCTGCTGCGCGTGCCCGGCCTCGGCCCCACATCGGTTCAGCGCCTGCTCACCGCCCGGCGCGTGCGCCGCCTGCGCACCGACGACCTGCAACGCATGCGCCTGCCCCGCAAACGGGTGCTGCCCTTCGTGGTGCTGCCCGACCACCGGCCGGGCAGCAAGGATGTGGCGGCACTGGTGCAGGAAGACAAGCAGGCCACCGCACCGGTTCAGGGTGACCTGTTCGCGGATCCGATGCCCGCAGCACCGGCAGTATCCCGCCTGGAAGCATGCTGA